A window of the Radiobacillus deserti genome harbors these coding sequences:
- a CDS encoding ABC transporter ATP-binding protein translates to MIKVENIEKHFEDHQALRQVTLSIQKGSIYGLLGSNGAGKTTLLKIIMGIYRQDKGRILIHEEEPFEHVALKQKMIFIPDQPYFFSHYTVKQMAGYYQSLYPNWSEERFEKLGKVFNISPNKKIQRLSKGMQRQVAFWLSLSAKPDYLLLDEPIDGLDAVMRQKVKNLLIQDVADREMTVVISSHNLREIEDICDHVGIIHQGALMLEKDLDDLKSDVHKIQIAFKQETPPDFLSGLDTLFVEERGSVLLCIVRGKEEEVTAFAKQFQPVIFDLLPLTLEEIFIYELGGTGYVVESIMDK, encoded by the coding sequence ATGATTAAAGTGGAAAACATTGAAAAGCATTTTGAAGATCATCAAGCCCTTCGACAAGTGACCCTATCTATCCAAAAAGGTTCTATTTATGGTTTGCTCGGTTCAAATGGAGCCGGGAAAACAACATTGTTAAAAATTATAATGGGAATCTATAGACAAGACAAAGGCAGGATTCTCATTCATGAAGAGGAACCGTTTGAACATGTAGCACTTAAACAAAAAATGATATTTATTCCAGATCAGCCGTATTTCTTTTCACACTATACGGTAAAACAGATGGCTGGGTATTACCAGAGCTTATACCCAAACTGGAGCGAAGAACGGTTTGAAAAGCTTGGAAAGGTCTTCAATATTAGTCCAAATAAAAAAATCCAAAGGCTCTCGAAAGGAATGCAGCGACAGGTAGCTTTTTGGCTTTCTTTATCTGCTAAACCGGATTATTTGTTATTAGATGAACCGATAGATGGACTAGATGCAGTTATGCGTCAGAAGGTTAAAAATTTATTAATTCAAGATGTGGCAGATCGAGAGATGACAGTGGTTATTTCCTCTCACAATCTAAGAGAAATTGAAGATATTTGTGATCATGTTGGAATCATTCATCAAGGTGCTTTAATGTTAGAAAAAGACTTGGATGATTTAAAATCCGACGTCCATAAAATACAAATTGCATTTAAACAGGAGACACCTCCAGATTTCTTATCAGGTCTTGATACATTATTTGTCGAAGAACGTGGAAGTGTACTCCTCTGTATTGTTAGAGGAAAAGAAGAGGAAGTTACAGCATTTGCAAAACAATTTCAACCAGTTATTTTTGATTTATTACCACTTACACTCGAAGAAATTTTCATTTATGAATTGGGGGGGACAGGATATGTCGTCGAATCCATCATGGATAAATAA
- a CDS encoding GntR family transcriptional regulator: MFELDVRSRKPIYEQLIDKLKELIINEVFKADEKLPSVRTLAQELTINPNTIQKAYRELERQEFIYSIPGKGSFVTPQKNMKQGEKVNKMKQEMISLFTEAIFLGMKREEIEELLMEAESRVKGDKQND, translated from the coding sequence TTGTTTGAGTTGGATGTACGTAGTCGAAAGCCAATTTATGAACAACTTATTGATAAGCTGAAGGAGCTCATCATAAACGAAGTATTTAAAGCAGATGAAAAATTACCCTCGGTTCGCACATTAGCCCAGGAGTTAACCATCAATCCAAACACGATACAAAAAGCATATCGAGAATTAGAAAGACAGGAATTTATTTATTCTATTCCAGGTAAAGGAAGCTTCGTAACACCTCAAAAAAATATGAAACAAGGGGAAAAGGTAAATAAAATGAAACAAGAAATGATTAGCTTGTTTACGGAAGCCATCTTTTTAGGGATGAAAAGAGAAGAAATTGAGGAATTACTAATGGAAGCGGAAAGTCGAGTGAAGGGAGATAAGCAAAATGATTAA
- the comGA gene encoding competence type IV pilus ATPase ComGA: MNGARFSKTILLRAIKNEASDVHFCPESSYIGVYFRIHGKRRRVQSIPFSEYQSVLTHLKFSSGMDIGEIRRPQDGRMELQDRSDFFSLRLSTLPADPLESLAIRILPQSKEIPFKQLFLFPQQAKQLIHLIHNKSGIFLLTGPTGSGKTTTLYGLLQSLLQQQSSQVISLEDPIERKLENVTQIQINEKANLSYQIGLRAALRHDPDILMIGEIRDEGTARLAFHAAYTGHLVLSTLHAKDTAGTIHRLLEFGLNQQDIHQVLLGVAAIELLPILHPTNRAAILEILTGDSLSKAIHYQSYSLTRFQTLRRKAYALGFIDKTLIP; encoded by the coding sequence GTGAATGGAGCTCGCTTTAGTAAGACAATCTTGTTACGGGCTATTAAAAACGAAGCATCGGATGTTCATTTCTGTCCCGAATCATCCTATATAGGTGTTTATTTTCGAATTCACGGGAAAAGGAGAAGAGTGCAATCCATCCCCTTTTCTGAATACCAGTCCGTTTTAACACATCTGAAATTTTCATCTGGTATGGATATCGGAGAGATAAGACGCCCTCAAGACGGACGGATGGAGTTACAAGATCGCTCAGACTTTTTTTCTCTCCGGTTATCCACCCTTCCAGCGGATCCATTGGAAAGTCTAGCAATCCGAATCCTCCCACAATCAAAAGAAATCCCCTTCAAGCAGTTGTTTCTCTTTCCTCAACAAGCTAAGCAATTGATTCACCTTATTCATAACAAGTCTGGGATTTTTCTTCTAACTGGACCAACTGGGAGCGGAAAAACAACAACCTTATATGGGTTACTACAATCTCTCCTTCAACAACAATCCTCACAGGTTATAAGTTTAGAGGACCCTATTGAACGTAAGCTAGAGAATGTCACACAAATTCAAATTAATGAAAAGGCAAATTTAAGCTATCAAATAGGTCTGCGTGCAGCATTGAGGCATGACCCCGATATTCTTATGATTGGAGAAATAAGAGATGAGGGTACTGCAAGATTAGCCTTTCACGCAGCCTACACTGGTCATCTAGTTTTAAGTACACTCCACGCAAAGGATACTGCCGGAACCATTCACCGCTTATTAGAATTCGGCCTAAATCAACAGGACATTCACCAAGTTTTGCTAGGTGTCGCAGCTATCGAGTTACTTCCAATCTTACATCCAACGAATCGTGCAGCTATTTTAGAAATTCTAACAGGTGATTCCTTATCTAAAGCCATCCATTATCAATCCTATTCTTTAACAAGGTTCCAAACATTAAGGAGGAAGGCCTATGCCCTTGGATTTATCGATAAAACACTTATTCCTTAA
- a CDS encoding type II secretion system F family protein, which yields MPLDLSIKHLFLKQNRELNPKTQQLYLDRLVYFLQNGYTLLHALDRMSWDKRLQPLARQSKQLLQEGAAFDYVLQDLGFKQRLYSFIAVTQMNGDLQRSISQCQTLLKNEMGHIRTFKNQIRYPICLLFLFLLVLYAVRSYIYPSFQQLFISASSTSPLLSFSMTIFDVLFTGSLFLVGVIVCFIPIGFQLSKRLPIHQILRIQSLLPIYSRFVKMKNSFYFSLLLSSLLKTGASIKEALTILSKQQDMPFLSYHALQMLGTFKKGDHPPETFSSGLAIEEECLAIFQLDANTRKVEKDLLVYAELLNNRLQSFVSTLLKLIQPIFFSALAIFILFVYLSFMVPMFDLMKNI from the coding sequence ATGCCCTTGGATTTATCGATAAAACACTTATTCCTTAAGCAGAACCGAGAGCTAAATCCTAAAACACAACAATTGTATTTGGACCGTCTTGTATATTTTCTTCAGAATGGATATACACTCCTACACGCTTTAGACCGAATGAGTTGGGATAAGCGATTACAACCGTTAGCAAGACAATCTAAGCAGCTTTTACAGGAAGGAGCAGCTTTTGATTATGTATTACAAGATTTAGGCTTTAAACAGAGGCTCTACTCTTTTATCGCTGTAACTCAAATGAACGGAGATCTTCAAAGGTCCATCTCGCAATGTCAGACGTTATTAAAGAATGAAATGGGACATATTCGTACCTTTAAAAATCAGATTCGATATCCTATTTGTCTTTTATTTCTTTTTCTTCTCGTGTTATATGCGGTTCGATCCTATATCTATCCTTCGTTCCAACAACTATTTATATCCGCTAGTAGTACCTCTCCACTATTATCTTTTTCTATGACAATATTCGATGTGCTTTTTACAGGGTCGTTATTCTTAGTTGGAGTAATAGTCTGTTTCATTCCTATAGGCTTTCAACTGTCTAAGCGATTACCCATACATCAAATATTACGGATACAATCACTCCTACCTATTTATAGTCGTTTTGTTAAGATGAAAAATTCTTTTTATTTTTCTTTACTGCTTAGTTCCCTATTAAAAACCGGTGCCTCTATAAAAGAAGCGCTAACCATCTTAAGTAAACAACAGGACATGCCTTTCCTATCGTATCATGCACTTCAAATGCTAGGAACATTTAAAAAAGGAGATCACCCGCCAGAAACCTTTTCTAGTGGGTTAGCAATCGAAGAAGAATGCTTAGCAATTTTTCAGTTAGATGCGAATACAAGGAAAGTCGAAAAAGATCTGCTTGTATATGCTGAATTGTTGAATAACAGGCTACAATCTTTTGTTTCTACTTTATTAAAGCTCATTCAGCCTATCTTTTTTTCCGCGTTGGCCATCTTTATCCTATTTGTTTATTTGTCTTTTATGGTACCAATGTTCGACTTAATGAAAAACATTTAA
- the comGC gene encoding competence type IV pilus major pilin ComGC, protein MIKKAQGFTLIEMLIVLAVISVLLLLLIPNLASKNGEVQDKGCVALIKMAKSQIQAYQIDHGVPPSDVGKLEAEKYIQENATCANGSKQLHISSDGAVTLVPTE, encoded by the coding sequence TTGATCAAAAAAGCACAAGGATTTACATTAATCGAAATGCTTATTGTTCTTGCAGTTATATCCGTACTTCTCCTTTTACTTATTCCGAACCTTGCATCTAAAAATGGAGAGGTTCAAGACAAAGGATGTGTAGCTTTAATTAAAATGGCAAAAAGTCAGATTCAAGCCTATCAAATTGACCACGGGGTTCCTCCGAGTGATGTTGGCAAGTTAGAAGCTGAAAAGTATATTCAAGAAAACGCTACTTGTGCAAATGGTAGTAAACAGTTACACATATCCTCAGATGGAGCAGTTACTCTTGTCCCTACTGAGTAA
- the comGD gene encoding competence type IV pilus minor pilin ComGD: MSLLSKNDESGFTLLETLIVLGITSSLIVISSASLLHWKQSYEANQFFDVFKSDILFLQQIAMDSGDYYYLFIQPDENAYEIRKGGYGKVIRRRLFPKSWSVQLLTLSMPLSFTPHGQIRNPGSFLILTKEKTYKIVFPFGKGRGYVVTQS; the protein is encoded by the coding sequence TTGTCCCTACTGAGTAAGAACGACGAATCTGGGTTTACGTTGTTAGAAACACTTATTGTCCTCGGTATTACTAGTAGTTTAATCGTGATAAGCTCTGCATCTCTTTTACATTGGAAACAAAGCTATGAAGCCAATCAATTTTTTGACGTTTTTAAAAGCGATATATTGTTTCTCCAACAAATAGCAATGGACAGTGGGGATTACTATTATTTATTTATTCAGCCTGATGAAAACGCATATGAGATTAGAAAAGGAGGGTATGGAAAGGTCATCAGGAGAAGATTATTTCCAAAGTCGTGGAGTGTTCAGCTTCTAACCTTATCGATGCCGTTATCCTTCACCCCCCATGGTCAAATCCGTAATCCAGGAAGCTTTCTTATACTCACAAAAGAGAAGACGTATAAGATCGTATTTCCTTTTGGAAAAGGGAGGGGTTATGTTGTTACGCAGTCCTAA
- the comGF gene encoding competence type IV pilus minor pilin ComGF, whose amino-acid sequence MERKTSQSGFTLLESLLSLSILLLTLPFLPFLFQSISDDSYYNELAIEQFFLFIADESHRAEYTVVDNNQIMFIHSEEKHVEISKYKSVIRRQIAGQGHEILVRDINSFIVTSSSAGIKIRIRDGKGDYYEKIIPIL is encoded by the coding sequence ATGGAAAGGAAGACGAGCCAAAGTGGATTCACCCTTCTAGAAAGTCTCCTTAGCTTATCGATCCTTCTCCTTACTCTTCCCTTCCTCCCCTTTCTTTTTCAATCGATATCGGATGATTCCTATTACAATGAGTTGGCTATTGAACAATTTTTTCTATTCATAGCTGATGAATCTCATCGAGCGGAATACACAGTAGTTGACAATAATCAAATTATGTTCATTCATAGTGAAGAAAAGCATGTTGAGATTTCGAAATATAAATCCGTCATTCGGCGTCAGATTGCAGGACAAGGACATGAAATTTTGGTACGAGACATCAATTCCTTTATTGTTACATCATCCTCTGCTGGTATCAAAATCCGGATACGAGATGGTAAGGGTGATTATTATGAAAAAATTATTCCTATTCTTTAA
- a CDS encoding DUF2626 domain-containing protein encodes MDRMYRVLAFWTGIFTVMFFVGDMFSMAYLFLAQTVFFLAVSYLKLSERMYMYLFGAYCTVFFIGFTFYSNFILVPGFEH; translated from the coding sequence ATGGACAGAATGTATCGTGTACTTGCCTTTTGGACAGGTATTTTTACTGTAATGTTCTTTGTTGGGGACATGTTTAGTATGGCATACTTATTTCTGGCACAAACTGTTTTCTTTTTAGCAGTTAGTTACTTAAAGCTATCAGAACGTATGTATATGTACTTATTTGGTGCTTATTGTACTGTATTTTTTATTGGGTTTACCTTTTACTCAAACTTCATACTTGTACCCGGTTTCGAACATTAA
- a CDS encoding MBL fold metallo-hydrolase produces MHIKTLSLGPLGTNCYVLAKEDKALIVDPGGDARQLLDFLQAHQLKPVAILLTHAHFDHIGAVDEITSKYDINVYLNALEWTWLTDPNKNGSARFIGNEIIIKARPLDLKEGQFTIEGFSFKIVQTPGHSPGSVSIIFQSEKAVFSGDALFQQGIGRTDLFQGNFELLLSSIRNQLFTLEDSFDVYPGHGPSTSIGYEKQHNPFLQ; encoded by the coding sequence ATGCATATAAAAACGCTTTCACTTGGACCGTTGGGTACCAATTGTTATGTACTTGCGAAAGAGGATAAGGCTCTAATTGTAGACCCTGGTGGAGATGCTCGTCAATTGTTAGATTTTTTACAGGCGCATCAATTGAAACCAGTAGCCATTTTACTAACCCATGCTCATTTTGATCATATTGGTGCTGTGGACGAAATAACAAGCAAATATGATATAAACGTTTACCTGAACGCTTTAGAATGGACTTGGTTAACCGACCCCAACAAAAATGGTTCTGCACGTTTTATTGGGAATGAAATAATCATTAAAGCTCGTCCGTTGGATCTTAAAGAAGGGCAGTTTACGATAGAAGGCTTTTCATTTAAGATTGTTCAAACACCTGGTCATTCACCAGGGAGTGTGTCCATTATATTCCAATCTGAGAAGGCGGTTTTTTCTGGTGATGCATTATTTCAGCAGGGGATAGGAAGAACAGACTTATTTCAAGGAAACTTTGAACTACTGCTATCGAGTATCCGAAATCAGCTTTTTACGCTAGAGGATTCTTTTGATGTATATCCGGGCCATGGTCCATCCACTTCCATCGGGTATGAGAAACAGCACAATCCATTTTTACAATGA
- a CDS encoding DUF2759 domain-containing protein translates to MVLAIMLLVVAILCAIAVFRELKSKNLFAVAFAGASMLAFGWFSIMTIYAELFVNNQ, encoded by the coding sequence ATGGTTTTAGCTATTATGTTATTAGTTGTGGCAATTCTATGTGCGATTGCCGTTTTCCGAGAACTTAAATCTAAAAACTTATTTGCAGTAGCTTTTGCTGGCGCATCCATGCTGGCATTTGGTTGGTTCTCCATCATGACCATTTATGCTGAGTTGTTTGTTAATAATCAATAA
- a CDS encoding LTA synthase family protein gives MKRNYPPLYIIASVLFGIKTYILYRFAFNISLDNIMQEFILLINPFVSAFLVFAISVWLSSKRQMTFIRYTSLIGTLILYFNLVFYRNFADFITIPVLFQGSNAADLGSSVLNLMHVQDLLFFLDVVLIWYLSKRQAPIMTVSYKKRNRVMALTVSLLLVVGNFILAEIERPQLFQRTFDREYLVKNIGIFNYHIYDIALHSKTEAQRVFADGNDMPEIQTYVEENINPDMKSELFGVAKGKNLIFVSMESLQTFVINNTLNGEEVTPFLNDLIGDSYYFENFYHQTAQGKTSDSEFLVENSLYPLPRGAVFFTHGQNEYHAMPEILGEAGYYTSVFHANNKSFWNRDVMYDNIGYDEFYDVDSYEVTEENSIGWGLKDKPFFEQSMKYLQSIPQPFYSKFITLTNHYPFDLSEEDATIEKFDSNSKTLNQYFQTVRYMDESLKQFFDELKASGLYDNSVIVLMGDHYGISDFHNKAMGMYLDKEITPYDEVQLQRVPFFIHIPGKEGKVISKIAGQIDVKPTLLHLLGVDNSNDIGFGTDLFADDRKDFIALRDGSFVSNNYIYTEEKCYDRNTGEILYPMEEDETSERESSDTEEDNLCAPIKEKVDKELNYSDQIIYGDLFRFYNFDK, from the coding sequence ATGAAACGAAATTATCCACCACTATATATAATTGCAAGTGTCTTATTTGGTATAAAAACGTATATACTGTACCGTTTTGCATTTAATATTTCTTTAGACAATATAATGCAAGAGTTTATTTTATTGATAAACCCATTTGTATCTGCTTTTCTTGTATTTGCTATTTCCGTTTGGCTATCTTCTAAACGTCAAATGACGTTTATTCGATATACTAGTTTAATAGGTACATTGATTCTTTATTTTAACTTAGTCTTTTACAGAAATTTTGCTGATTTCATTACGATACCTGTTTTATTCCAAGGCAGTAATGCGGCGGACTTAGGCTCTAGTGTTCTAAACTTAATGCATGTGCAGGATCTTCTTTTCTTTTTAGATGTTGTCCTCATTTGGTATTTAAGTAAGAGACAAGCACCAATTATGACAGTTTCCTACAAAAAACGGAATAGAGTCATGGCGTTAACGGTATCTTTATTACTTGTAGTTGGGAACTTTATTCTTGCAGAAATTGAACGTCCACAGCTTTTTCAACGAACTTTTGATCGGGAGTATTTAGTGAAAAATATCGGTATTTTTAATTACCACATTTATGATATCGCCTTGCATTCTAAGACAGAGGCACAACGAGTGTTTGCTGATGGAAATGATATGCCGGAGATTCAAACCTATGTGGAAGAGAACATAAATCCTGATATGAAGTCAGAATTGTTTGGGGTTGCAAAAGGGAAAAATCTAATTTTTGTTTCAATGGAATCGTTACAAACTTTTGTGATTAACAATACACTTAACGGGGAGGAAGTTACACCTTTCCTAAATGACTTGATAGGGGATAGTTATTATTTTGAGAACTTTTACCATCAAACAGCACAAGGAAAAACATCAGACTCGGAGTTTTTAGTTGAGAATTCTCTATATCCACTACCACGTGGAGCTGTATTCTTTACGCACGGTCAGAACGAATACCACGCGATGCCTGAAATTTTAGGGGAGGCTGGTTATTACACATCTGTTTTCCACGCCAACAACAAAAGCTTTTGGAATCGAGATGTAATGTATGACAATATTGGATATGATGAATTTTACGATGTGGATTCATATGAAGTGACGGAAGAAAACTCGATTGGATGGGGACTAAAGGATAAGCCGTTCTTTGAGCAATCCATGAAATATTTACAATCGATTCCACAACCGTTTTATTCTAAGTTTATTACGCTAACGAACCATTATCCATTTGACTTAAGTGAAGAAGATGCAACCATTGAAAAATTTGATTCAAACTCTAAAACATTAAATCAATACTTTCAAACAGTTCGCTATATGGATGAATCGTTAAAACAATTTTTCGATGAATTAAAAGCATCTGGTCTGTACGATAATTCTGTAATTGTATTAATGGGAGACCACTATGGAATTAGTGATTTTCATAATAAAGCTATGGGAATGTATCTAGATAAAGAAATTACTCCATATGATGAAGTTCAGTTACAACGAGTACCGTTCTTTATCCATATCCCAGGTAAAGAAGGGAAAGTTATATCGAAAATAGCAGGACAAATCGATGTAAAACCTACGTTATTACACTTGCTTGGAGTTGATAATAGTAATGACATCGGTTTTGGTACAGATTTATTTGCTGATGATCGTAAGGACTTCATTGCATTGAGAGATGGATCATTCGTAAGTAATAACTATATTTACACAGAAGAAAAATGTTACGATCGTAATACTGGTGAAATCCTTTATCCAATGGAGGAGGATGAAACATCTGAACGGGAATCTTCTGACACGGAGGAAGACAATTTGTGTGCACCAATTAAAGAAAAAGTAGATAAGGAACTAAATTATTCTGATCAAATTATTTACGGGGATTTGTTCCGATTCTACAATTTTGATAAATAA
- a CDS encoding ROK family glucokinase, with protein sequence MNPEYLVGIDIGGTTVKMAIFEKEGTIIEKWEIPTNKDNQGISIPNDIWTSIKNKLQSNSVSVSSVLGMGVGAPGFIDSDIGNIYEAVNIGWKKNFDLGNQLHLASELPVFVDNDANLAALGENWKGAGNLAENLIAITIGTGVGGGIITNGQVVNGSNGTAGEIGHIMVEQHGAPCNCGRNGCLETVTSATGMVRQAKEGLTSQPTSVLKEMLEKNGDLTTKDLFDAAKDGDALSISIIERVSDVLGLAIANVATIVNPSKIVIGGGVSKAGDDLLIPLRKAFDAYCLPRISEACEFRIAQLGNDAGVYGAAYLVKQKLG encoded by the coding sequence ATGAATCCAGAATATTTAGTAGGCATTGATATAGGTGGGACGACCGTTAAAATGGCGATCTTTGAAAAGGAAGGTACTATTATTGAAAAGTGGGAAATTCCAACCAACAAAGACAATCAAGGGATTTCGATTCCAAATGATATTTGGACTTCAATCAAGAACAAATTGCAATCCAATTCTGTTAGTGTGTCATCCGTGCTGGGAATGGGTGTAGGTGCACCTGGATTTATTGATAGTGATATAGGGAATATTTACGAAGCTGTTAATATTGGATGGAAAAAGAATTTCGATTTAGGAAATCAACTTCACCTTGCATCAGAGCTTCCTGTTTTTGTAGATAATGATGCAAACTTGGCAGCGCTGGGTGAAAATTGGAAAGGTGCGGGTAACCTAGCAGAAAATCTTATTGCCATTACAATCGGAACCGGAGTAGGTGGTGGGATAATTACGAACGGACAAGTAGTAAATGGTTCAAATGGAACAGCCGGAGAGATCGGACATATTATGGTGGAACAGCATGGTGCTCCTTGTAACTGTGGACGAAATGGTTGTTTAGAGACAGTTACTTCTGCAACTGGAATGGTGAGACAGGCTAAAGAAGGCTTGACATCTCAGCCGACATCTGTCTTGAAGGAAATGTTAGAGAAAAATGGTGATCTTACAACGAAAGACCTTTTTGATGCTGCAAAGGACGGGGATGCGTTGTCCATTTCCATCATAGAGCGTGTATCCGATGTGCTTGGTCTTGCCATTGCAAATGTGGCCACGATCGTTAACCCTTCGAAGATTGTTATAGGCGGTGGTGTTTCCAAAGCTGGTGATGATTTACTGATCCCGTTACGAAAAGCATTTGACGCTTATTGCTTACCAAGAATAAGCGAAGCGTGTGAATTTAGAATTGCTCAATTAGGTAACGATGCGGGTGTATATGGAGCGGCTTATCTAGTAAAACAAAAGCTAGGATGA
- a CDS encoding YqgQ family protein, producing MKTIYDVQQLLKKYGTIIYIGDRIADLQMMEDEIKELYQSQLVEMEDYRMALLLIRHELAKLQDRGEGI from the coding sequence ATGAAAACGATTTACGATGTTCAGCAATTACTTAAAAAGTATGGAACCATCATTTATATTGGGGATCGTATCGCTGATCTACAAATGATGGAGGACGAAATAAAGGAACTTTATCAATCACAATTAGTAGAAATGGAAGACTATCGTATGGCACTATTATTAATTCGACATGAACTTGCGAAGCTTCAGGACAGAGGGGAAGGGATATAG
- a CDS encoding spore germination protein, producing the protein MATNEKQPLFKRHEQNIQYLKERLAVDKSFDVIQLDLEYAGRKMSLYLIDGFVKDDILHLLMKFLAKLEEKDLQPDPLQKLLKTYIPYVELDQVDDLNAAADTVLAGPTALVVEGLDKVIMIDARTYPVRGPQEPDLERVVRGSRDGYVETIVFNTALTRRRVRDRSLRMVYSSIGRRSKTDIVLCYLEDIADPKKVELLQKHLEKIDTDGLPMAEKTVEEYLGGRHWNPYPTIRYTERPDTAAAHLYEGHIIIIIDGSPSVMIAPSTYWHHLQHAEEYRQKPLVGAYLRFVRYFAVLASIFMLPLYYLFSVNPDLLPSSLEFIGPSEFGAIPLLLQFLIAEIGIDMLRMAAIHTPTSLATALGLVAAIMMGQVAVEVGLFSYEVVLYLSLAAIGTFATPSYELSLANRIVRILLLLSTAAFGVSGYVVGITAWIFYLVRMNSFHTGYFWPFLPFAPTAFKDVIVRTPVPLKTRRPEFLNPQDPDR; encoded by the coding sequence ATGGCAACAAACGAAAAGCAGCCATTGTTTAAGCGACATGAACAAAATATTCAGTACTTAAAAGAGCGGTTAGCCGTCGATAAAAGCTTTGATGTCATTCAGTTAGATCTTGAATATGCCGGACGAAAGATGTCCTTATATCTGATTGACGGCTTTGTAAAAGATGATATTCTTCATTTATTAATGAAGTTCTTAGCAAAGTTAGAAGAAAAAGATTTACAGCCTGACCCGTTGCAAAAGTTACTTAAGACATATATTCCATATGTGGAATTAGATCAAGTAGATGATTTAAATGCAGCAGCTGATACTGTCTTAGCTGGACCGACTGCGCTTGTCGTAGAAGGTCTAGACAAAGTCATCATGATAGACGCGCGGACATACCCTGTTCGTGGCCCACAAGAACCGGATTTAGAAAGGGTAGTAAGAGGTTCTAGAGATGGATATGTCGAAACGATTGTATTTAATACTGCTTTAACAAGAAGACGCGTACGGGATCGGTCTTTAAGAATGGTTTATTCAAGTATCGGAAGAAGGTCCAAAACAGACATCGTTTTGTGTTATTTAGAAGATATTGCAGATCCTAAAAAAGTAGAGCTATTACAAAAGCATTTGGAAAAAATCGATACAGACGGTTTACCAATGGCAGAAAAGACAGTGGAGGAATATTTAGGTGGAAGGCATTGGAATCCTTACCCTACGATTCGTTATACGGAACGACCAGACACAGCGGCTGCCCACTTATATGAAGGGCATATAATTATTATAATTGACGGATCGCCTAGTGTCATGATTGCACCATCCACCTATTGGCATCACCTACAACATGCAGAAGAATACCGTCAAAAGCCTTTAGTAGGTGCTTATTTACGATTCGTACGTTATTTTGCAGTATTGGCATCTATCTTTATGCTGCCGTTATATTATTTATTTTCCGTGAATCCTGATTTGCTTCCGTCGAGTTTGGAATTTATAGGACCAAGTGAGTTCGGGGCAATTCCGCTCTTGCTCCAGTTTTTAATTGCGGAAATTGGCATTGATATGCTCAGGATGGCCGCCATACATACACCTACATCTTTAGCAACTGCTTTAGGGTTGGTAGCGGCCATCATGATGGGGCAAGTAGCGGTTGAAGTCGGTCTATTTTCGTACGAGGTAGTCCTCTATCTTTCGCTTGCAGCAATAGGAACCTTTGCTACTCCAAGTTATGAATTGAGCTTAGCGAATCGGATTGTTCGCATCCTCCTTTTACTTTCGACTGCCGCTTTCGGTGTTAGTGGTTATGTAGTAGGAATTACGGCTTGGATTTTTTACTTAGTACGAATGAATTCTTTTCATACAGGCTATTTCTGGCCATTTTTGCCCTTTGCACCGACAGCGTTTAAGGATGTAATAGTTAGAACACCAGTACCACTGAAAACGAGAAGACCTGAATTTCTAAACCCGCAAGATCCAGATCGGTAA